One Planctomycetaceae bacterium DNA window includes the following coding sequences:
- the lpxC gene encoding UDP-3-O-acyl-N-acetylglucosamine deacetylase encodes MVRVFTDTQDIGSPSAALAVSTDRRFQKTLQNRVELHGPGLFHGIDAHVTLNPADAGYGIVFQRTDLADSPRIPALWSSVAHAPRRTVLASAPNVRVETVEHLLSALAGLQIDNCHIEITGPEVPAFDGSCQAFCEAVFDAGTCELSSPAAIYRPACVVAQHDESGRQSLLLRPYLRPLAAVTYHLDYGRRGQVPPQTYSIELTPESFYHEIAAARTFVLESEIAALRSLGYGKHLKHRDLLVVGSGGVIGNQLRWADEFVRHKILDCVGDLALSGLEIQGHLTAWRSGHQLNHRLAKAVQADSARAWSRAA; translated from the coding sequence GTGGTCAGAGTCTTTACTGATACACAGGACATCGGATCCCCATCCGCCGCGCTGGCCGTTTCGACGGATCGGCGGTTTCAGAAGACGCTTCAGAACCGTGTGGAACTGCACGGCCCCGGGTTGTTTCACGGCATCGACGCTCACGTCACTCTGAACCCCGCGGATGCCGGCTACGGAATTGTCTTCCAGCGGACCGATCTTGCAGATTCGCCGCGGATTCCGGCTTTGTGGTCGTCAGTCGCACACGCTCCTCGTCGAACGGTGCTGGCGTCGGCTCCGAATGTTCGGGTGGAAACCGTCGAACATCTGCTGTCCGCGCTGGCCGGACTGCAGATTGACAACTGTCATATTGAAATCACGGGACCGGAAGTTCCGGCGTTTGACGGATCCTGCCAGGCATTCTGTGAAGCGGTCTTTGACGCCGGCACCTGTGAACTGAGCAGCCCTGCGGCCATCTACAGGCCAGCCTGTGTCGTCGCGCAGCATGATGAATCCGGTCGCCAGTCACTGCTGCTGCGACCGTATCTGCGGCCACTTGCGGCGGTCACCTATCACCTGGATTACGGACGGCGCGGTCAGGTGCCGCCTCAGACGTATTCCATCGAGCTGACTCCCGAAAGTTTTTACCACGAGATCGCCGCGGCACGGACATTCGTGCTGGAATCGGAAATCGCCGCGCTCAGGTCGCTTGGTTATGGAAAGCATCTGAAGCACCGCGATCTGCTGGTCGTCGGCAGCGGCGGAGTCATCGGGAATCAGTTGCGATGGGCCGATGAATTTGTGCGACACAAGATTCTGGACTGCGTCGGAGACCTCGCTCTGAGCGGGCTGGAAATTCAGGGCCACCTCACAGCGTGGCGAAGCGGGCATCAGTTGAATCACAGATTGGCGAAGGCTGTTCAGGCCGATTCCGCGCGAGCCTGGTCTCGCGCGGCATAG
- a CDS encoding OmpH family outer membrane protein → MKKLILSLLAITLLASTSDVFAQDAGRSSIGLIDMAHVFQNYKKFEDLRAGLQAEIEKADAELQQKAEVMKQMQEELKRFEQGSAEYERGEKALLEAKGDIQAFQAATQRKLARRESEMFKVIYSDVTQAVTLGAQHMKFTVVMRFNRKEIDDSTSPAEAVQTMNKTILYFQPENDMTDSVLKYLNNRYEASSDASRPPVQPASAQSPAPNRNRR, encoded by the coding sequence GTGAAGAAGCTCATTCTTTCACTGCTCGCCATCACCCTGCTGGCTTCCACCTCAGACGTCTTTGCTCAGGACGCCGGACGCAGCAGCATCGGGCTGATCGACATGGCCCACGTCTTCCAGAACTACAAGAAGTTCGAAGACCTGCGTGCCGGTCTGCAGGCGGAAATCGAAAAGGCTGACGCTGAACTGCAGCAGAAAGCCGAAGTGATGAAGCAGATGCAGGAAGAATTGAAGCGATTTGAACAGGGCAGCGCCGAATACGAACGCGGTGAAAAAGCTCTGCTGGAAGCCAAGGGCGATATTCAGGCCTTCCAGGCCGCCACTCAGCGAAAACTCGCTCGCCGCGAATCGGAGATGTTCAAGGTGATTTACTCCGACGTCACGCAGGCGGTCACTCTGGGAGCTCAGCACATGAAGTTCACCGTCGTCATGCGATTTAACCGCAAGGAAATCGACGACTCGACGTCCCCGGCCGAAGCCGTCCAGACAATGAACAAGACGATCCTTTACTTTCAGCCGGAAAATGACATGACCGACAGCGTGCTGAAATACCTGAACAACCGGTATGAAGCTTCGTCTGACGCTTCTCGCCCGCCGGTACAGCCTGCCAGTGCTCAGTCGCCGGCTCCGAATCGCAACCGCCGGTAG
- a CDS encoding DUF2062 domain-containing protein, whose amino-acid sequence MWRRLLRIWSSPRTVLRSVLSLDDTSHAIALGAAIGMLVGMTPTVGLQTVVVMAIALSTYRLFYFNRAAALLMIYVSNPLTMVPIYYGLYWVGTRFLPGTATVEQFRDILTFEGFAGWWTAIRELAFHVGRPLCLGTLIVAPLGGLVTYPATLVMLRWFRGPHDSARTGKQLVNSGGEGAESQPEIASADVPAADRNASIRSGDPCRPDSTIRQEKPVLTR is encoded by the coding sequence ATGTGGCGCAGGCTGCTGCGAATCTGGTCAAGCCCTCGAACGGTGCTTCGCAGCGTCCTTTCGCTGGACGACACGTCTCACGCGATCGCGCTGGGAGCAGCGATCGGCATGCTTGTCGGAATGACTCCGACGGTCGGACTGCAAACGGTTGTGGTGATGGCGATCGCGCTGTCCACGTACCGCCTGTTTTACTTCAATCGCGCGGCTGCTTTGCTGATGATCTATGTGTCGAATCCACTGACTATGGTGCCGATCTATTACGGGCTTTACTGGGTGGGAACACGATTTCTTCCGGGCACCGCAACCGTCGAACAGTTTCGCGACATTCTGACGTTCGAGGGATTCGCGGGCTGGTGGACAGCAATTCGCGAACTGGCGTTTCACGTTGGCCGGCCGCTGTGCCTGGGCACACTGATTGTCGCACCGCTGGGCGGGCTGGTGACGTACCCGGCAACGCTGGTCATGCTGCGCTGGTTCCGCGGACCGCATGATTCGGCGCGTACCGGCAAACAACTGGTGAACTCAGGCGGCGAAGGTGCCGAATCACAGCCGGAAATCGCGTCCGCTGATGTTCCTGCTGCCGACAGGAACGCTTCAATCCGTAGCGGAGATCCTTGCCGCCCGGACAGCACGATTCGCCAGGAGAAACCGGTCCTTACGCGATGA
- the lpxA gene encoding acyl-ACP--UDP-N-acetylglucosamine O-acyltransferase yields the protein MKPKISPLSQVHPSARIGDDVEVGPFCLVGPDVTIGDGTILQSHVVLKGRTTLGKRNRLFAGCVIGGEPQDVSYRDSDTQVVIGDDNLFREGVTVNRGAEKEDHVTRIGSRNMFMANSHVAHNCRIFDGVILVNGVLLGGHVHVHDGAIISGNSVVHHFSTVGRLSFVSGGCRVPHDIPPFMLAAGSDNPTLKTVNVVGMRRAGISDHSIDVIRQAFRLLYRKRKSLNEVMSIFEEELDGVIPFELSQLLTFVDNQRAGKLGRAREAFRDKKPDTDSGASDQRDAA from the coding sequence ATGAAACCGAAGATCTCTCCACTTTCCCAGGTCCATCCGTCCGCCCGAATCGGCGACGACGTCGAAGTGGGACCGTTCTGTCTGGTTGGCCCGGATGTGACCATCGGAGACGGCACCATCCTTCAAAGCCACGTGGTTCTGAAAGGACGCACCACGCTGGGGAAGCGAAACCGACTGTTCGCCGGCTGCGTCATCGGCGGCGAACCGCAGGACGTCAGCTACCGTGATTCCGACACGCAGGTTGTGATCGGCGACGACAACCTGTTTCGCGAAGGCGTGACCGTCAATCGGGGAGCCGAAAAGGAAGACCACGTCACCCGCATCGGCAGCCGCAACATGTTTATGGCCAACAGCCATGTTGCTCACAACTGCCGGATTTTTGACGGAGTCATTCTGGTCAACGGCGTTCTTCTGGGCGGCCACGTACACGTACATGACGGCGCGATCATTTCCGGCAACTCCGTCGTGCATCATTTCTCGACGGTTGGGCGGCTGAGTTTCGTCAGCGGAGGCTGCCGCGTGCCGCACGATATTCCTCCGTTCATGCTGGCCGCGGGAAGTGACAACCCGACGCTGAAAACCGTGAACGTGGTCGGAATGCGAAGAGCAGGCATCTCGGATCATTCCATCGACGTTATTCGACAGGCGTTTCGTCTGCTGTATCGCAAACGAAAATCGCTGAATGAAGTGATGTCGATTTTCGAAGAAGAACTGGATGGCGTCATTCCCTTTGAACTGTCCCAGCTTCTGACGTTCGTGGATAACCAGCGAGCCGGAAAACTGGGCCGGGCCAGGGAAGCCTTTCGCGACAAGAAGCCGGACACCGATTCCGGCGCCAGTGATCAGCGGGATGCGGCATGA
- a CDS encoding GTPase — protein MTESTPSGLTCIRQLTPPGRGAVAVILAQMTQNHAAQSFRRCFKSHSGRDPATAAINRILSGSWRGEDVVIVRVAPDAWEVHCHGGPAAVNRIARDLSTSDETSGTPGPTMHSGASEFRLEAELRRELLKCRTQTTAVLLLAQLQGRLRDFLNSLSEQTSVDAIHRGLQQLQRWRSMCEHFSEPWKVVVIGQPNAGKSSLLNAIVGFERSIVFDQPGTTRDRVEVDVTLNGWPFRLIDTAGIRDIADSETEARGIAAAVEALNFCDACLLIVDAIPGWSPEDDRLMKIIPPTVPFSVLMNKSDVSPRSFLPSSLARDQRASAFRTSARDGSGLKEVLDWMANVLVPETPTIETPLPACPSAADLCDRLQTLISENARLRIIRDTIRQFLDAVTDDQVRAP, from the coding sequence GTGACCGAATCCACTCCATCCGGTCTGACCTGTATTCGCCAACTGACGCCTCCCGGGCGCGGCGCAGTCGCGGTGATCCTGGCGCAGATGACGCAGAACCACGCGGCGCAAAGTTTCCGCCGCTGCTTCAAGTCGCACTCGGGTCGCGATCCCGCCACTGCCGCGATCAATCGGATTCTGTCTGGCTCCTGGCGCGGTGAAGACGTCGTTATCGTGCGAGTCGCCCCGGACGCCTGGGAAGTCCATTGCCACGGCGGACCAGCAGCCGTGAACCGCATCGCACGTGACCTTTCGACATCAGACGAAACGTCCGGCACACCAGGCCCGACCATGCATTCCGGGGCATCGGAATTCCGCCTTGAAGCAGAATTACGCCGGGAACTGCTGAAGTGCCGGACACAAACCACAGCCGTTCTCTTGCTGGCTCAACTGCAGGGGCGACTCCGAGACTTCCTAAACAGCCTTTCGGAGCAGACTTCCGTCGACGCAATTCACCGCGGCTTGCAGCAACTGCAGAGATGGCGGTCGATGTGTGAGCACTTTTCGGAACCGTGGAAGGTTGTCGTCATCGGGCAGCCCAATGCCGGCAAGTCCAGCCTGCTGAATGCGATCGTGGGGTTCGAACGTTCTATCGTCTTTGACCAGCCCGGCACGACGCGCGATCGTGTGGAGGTCGACGTAACTCTGAATGGCTGGCCGTTTCGTCTGATCGACACGGCCGGAATCCGTGATATCGCGGACAGCGAAACGGAAGCCCGCGGCATCGCGGCCGCTGTTGAGGCGCTGAATTTCTGCGACGCGTGTCTGCTGATCGTAGATGCGATTCCCGGCTGGAGCCCGGAGGACGACCGGCTCATGAAGATCATCCCGCCGACCGTTCCGTTTTCTGTGCTAATGAACAAATCTGATGTAAGCCCGCGGAGCTTTCTGCCGTCATCGCTGGCACGGGACCAGCGGGCGTCGGCCTTTCGAACTTCGGCCAGAGACGGATCAGGGCTGAAGGAGGTACTCGACTGGATGGCGAACGTGCTGGTTCCTGAAACACCCACCATCGAAACCCCGCTGCCCGCCTGCCCAAGCGCCGCCGATCTTTGCGACCGGCTGCAGACTCTCATTTCCGAAAACGCTCGACTCCGGATAATCCGCGACACGATTCGGCAATTCCTGGATGCGGTCACTGACGACCAGGTTCGCGCGCCGTGA
- a CDS encoding cytochrome c peroxidase yields MASKSLKLMLMVVAVHAASGWCAAGDNVTLGIDPLTSGIPGTGPLTNADIESWLNNPANHEVLDITLPAGLKLGEAQIKGLDRNPLTRAKIELGRQLYFDTRLSADSTISCATCHHPQEGYSRHTATGVGIQNQVGGRNSPISYNRILSDKQFWDGRAGSLEEQAVGPIANPIEMGNTHDACVTSLKSIPGYAMQFKKIYPDRGLTIDTVGQSIAAFERAIVTGPTPFDYAETLKRFEQLDQQDLADLKEDDPETYAEYETAKAAAGSHPMSESAVRGRDLFFSKKVGCSNCHVGANLADEQYHNLGVGMDKDMPDLGRFVVTKEEKDRGAFKTPTIRNVALSAPYMHDGSMATLEEVVEHYNKGGTPNKWLSDKIVKLDLKPQEKLDLVEFMRSVTGSFPVVNTGRLPQ; encoded by the coding sequence ATGGCTTCGAAGTCCCTGAAACTGATGCTGATGGTTGTCGCCGTGCACGCCGCATCCGGTTGGTGCGCCGCGGGAGATAACGTGACGCTTGGAATCGACCCACTGACGTCCGGCATCCCCGGCACGGGGCCTCTGACAAATGCCGACATTGAATCATGGCTGAATAATCCGGCCAATCACGAAGTCCTGGACATCACGCTTCCTGCCGGTCTGAAACTCGGTGAGGCGCAGATCAAGGGACTCGACAGGAACCCGCTCACTCGGGCAAAGATTGAACTCGGACGGCAGTTGTACTTTGACACACGTCTGTCGGCGGACTCAACGATCAGTTGCGCGACGTGTCACCATCCACAGGAAGGTTACTCCCGCCACACCGCCACCGGTGTCGGCATTCAGAACCAGGTCGGTGGACGCAATTCGCCGATCAGCTACAACCGGATTCTCAGTGACAAGCAGTTTTGGGACGGCCGCGCGGGGTCACTGGAAGAGCAGGCCGTTGGCCCCATCGCGAATCCGATTGAGATGGGCAACACCCACGACGCGTGCGTCACCAGCCTGAAATCGATCCCCGGCTACGCGATGCAGTTTAAGAAAATTTATCCCGATCGCGGCCTGACGATCGATACCGTCGGGCAGTCGATCGCGGCATTCGAACGAGCAATCGTCACCGGCCCGACACCATTTGACTATGCCGAAACGCTGAAGCGGTTCGAACAGCTCGATCAGCAGGATCTGGCGGATCTGAAAGAAGATGACCCGGAGACATACGCTGAGTACGAAACGGCGAAGGCCGCGGCCGGTAGTCATCCCATGTCCGAAAGCGCGGTTCGGGGACGCGACCTGTTCTTCAGCAAGAAAGTCGGGTGCAGCAACTGTCACGTCGGTGCGAATCTTGCTGACGAGCAGTATCACAATCTGGGCGTTGGAATGGACAAGGACATGCCCGATCTCGGACGCTTTGTCGTTACCAAAGAGGAAAAGGACCGCGGAGCGTTCAAGACACCGACAATTCGAAACGTCGCGCTGTCGGCTCCGTATATGCACGACGGCAGCATGGCCACGCTTGAAGAAGTCGTTGAGCACTACAACAAGGGCGGAACACCCAACAAATGGCTCAGCGACAAGATCGTCAAGCTGGATCTGAAGCCGCAGGAAAAGCTGGATCTGGTGGAATTCATGCGGTCGGTGACCGGATCGTTTCCAGTGGTCAATACCGGTCGTCTGCCGCAGTAG